Genomic segment of Mercurialis annua linkage group LG6, ddMerAnnu1.2, whole genome shotgun sequence:
TAAAGCACTATCAAGACAAGCAACACTATCAGCTATAGTTTGATTCAAAGCTCTGTAAATCCAGGACATAACAAGTGTGTTACATCGTTCCCAAACAGAGAAATTTATATCATCAACAGCTGGTACAGGAATAGATCCATCAACAAATTTGTACTTATTTTTAGAAATCAATGCCATACGCATTGATCTGTACCAGGAATGGTAATTACTACCATTTAACAAAGTGGAAACCAAAACAAGCGAGGGATTCTCACCAGGATGAACAAAATATGGACTGGACATTGAGTCTTCAGGTCTCACATGAAAAGCTGCCATTGTTGAGGCTAAAAGCTTGAAAAACCAGAGAACAATTCtacgaagaagatgaagatcaATAAGAGCAATTCAAAACTCTGATACCATATTGAAATCAGAGAACAAAAGAACTTGAAATATATTGAAGCTTGTAGATTACAAACTTAAGAAGTAAAACAATAAACCTAACACTATTTATAGACAACCGCATCAACAACCGCTTCCTAATCTAGCTATACAAAATGAATAACTGCATCTTATTCCAGCTGTATATGAGCTGGATTAATAAGCCATAATCTGGTGTTGGAGTGGTCAGCAGAAGCATGTGAAGCAGCGTGTATGAGTAGCAGCAAACCATCAAGAATCAACATGAATATACTCTAATAGACCTGCCTGTGAATTATGTAATTGAGCATAggcaaaaattataaatgtaaaatgaaagtaaatttaaaataaaataatatttaactatttatttctgagtaaatcacaaaaataccataaaattGACATGCATTTACACACATTACCACTTATATCACCTATTTTTCATTCTTACCAATAAACACAAATAGTTTTCATTAGCACCATTCCATTAGAATAGAAACACGTGTACTAGTGGAAATTTCCTCCTTTTTCTCTACAATTAATAAATAACCTACCCACTAATGACAcgtatatatttaattttttataaaaaaaattatttttataaactgaCGCGCGTCAGGTCTGATGTGTGACTGACCTGACGCGCGTCAGACCATGCAGGGCTGACGCATGGGTAAGCCATGCTTACTCATGCATTTGAATTAGTAACTGATGCATGATTTTTTGATTGATGCATGATTTTTTACTTCAAAAAGTATTCTTCTtattctaataaatatttatttgaatattaaaactttgtattaaattatactaaaatttatttattatatataaatattaatactaattttaatattaaaaatgtaaatatatttaaaaatatatataaatatatttaaaaaattaactaaattttaaaaatataaaaatataaaataatataattaaaaatttgtattaacaatgtatctatttaatatattttataaatatatttatcgtgtataaaatatgtatcagcgatatatctattaagtacatttaagACATGGTGCTGATGAAAAGTAATAAGAAAATTGGTAAGAATGTAAGAAACATGGTAACAAATGTAAACAAAAtagtttaatttgtatttaatgAAAAAAGGTATGAAAATGttggttttcttgttattttctctttatttcTTTGTGAAAATGCtgatattatcaaaaaaatttattaaaatttaaatcacaaactttatcTTAACttgcaattataaaaaaaaaattaaaaaattgcaatcctgatttttttaataagttataaaaaatagataaaaaaattaattatttaaattaatataatatctctaaaataattaattcaatatattattaaatatacaaattattaataataaaaatctaTCACCGTATTATTatgcataataaaaaaataaaagtttagaataattttaggaaaataaaaatagcggtaaaaattaaaagagaaaattacattgAGGTCCCCGagttataccataattaacagtttggtacctctcgtttcaaaagtctacttaatggttcctcagttttaattccgttaactaaGAGACCCTTCCGTTAAtttgagggactaaatcgtttaacggaACTAAAATTGAGggatcaaatcgtttaaaattgaggtaccaaatcatttaataaaattaaatgtgagGGACCTAAccgttcacaaaattaaaggtgggtaccaaatcatttgaaagTAATTGTCGAAATTAACGGAAGGGCCTAAtaattaacggaattaaaaatGAGAGACCATTAAGTAAACTTTTGAAACAATAGTTACCaaattgttaattatgatatatctcAGGGatcttttaatatataatttgttcaaattaaaattaattttatatattcggTTCACCAAATTTtcagatataattataaaaaaaaatagttgaaaagtgtttcaactttatatatatatatatatatataaattgaggAAGGGAGagtgcttgtgggaggaatcgaacacacagcggttaattttttttttaaagttgaaaaatgtttaaaaaagttaaaccaaacgcttatataattaattatttttaattaataatcacCACTAAACACCATATTAGACTGTTTGAGCTTTGTGGAATTTATCTTTGTAGGTTATTGTATTCGGGTGAATTAAACACTCAAATTTAGAGCTCATAATTAAAATCCTAGAATTTTTCCATTCAGCATACTTATCACTTTCGCATTtcattaattttagtattttattgcaacaaaattcatatttaaaatttaagatttcATAATAGAAAGTAAATTATCTTTGTGTTGATTTTATACTTTTACTTGAAAAATTGTATACCATATataaaatctaaatttattattataaactgaaaccctttttttttttttgaggaaaaactgaaacccttttaaaatcacaaacatattatctttttttttttcaaaaactgaaaatatataaaatacattcaAAATATATTACTAACTGTTTTAGTTGCAGCTGATATTATTTTCCATGAAAACAGTCTGAGAAGTGAGATACCCCACGAAGAGCAAATTGATTCCCATTTATAGCTCCTCTTACACATTTTCACATGGCAATTCTgacaatttaaagaaaataagagAATGTATACAAAAAATTTACTGTCCATGTCGTATAATTTCatatgatattattttatatatgtaaattttcatttttcatcgaAAATAATAATGCTGAAAGCTAGGAGGGTACAAGgaaccaaataatcaattatgttctttattaagtaatttttttttgagttctggttttttattttaaaatattaaaaaattaattaaaaaagatgagtaaaataataataaaattatcaaattagtattataaaaatataaaaaacttaatttaaattgcaAACACTTATAAAGACTTGATTTTTTTACAACCATATCACATAGGTTAAATTACatcaccaattttttttatgatttttcttaaAACAATATAGACGTCTCTATAAAACTTTTTTTATCTTATCTTTTTGTGTGTGTTTTGTAGTTATTTTAAACTTGTGATGCTTGTATTAGCAATTTTTTATGtagaatatataaaattaaaaatgttccCACTATATCCATAATTTGTTACATccatttaaatgttaaaaatttgttagtaataaaaaataattgatggAAATAGGTAAAATTATGGATATAGTGggaacatttaaaatttaatgtcaTTTATTCGACTAAACGCACAGCTCCTCTTGGTTTAGTTATTCGGTTATACTCCTCGAGAGAATAACAAAGCGgctcatttttaactttttgggcTTTATCTATTTCGGAGGATATGATGATTATGGAGGATGTTTCTAATCTCAGCCGTCATTGTATTATCGAAGATGTTGCTTCGATTTATGAGTTTTCAATATAATTCTCTTTGGcgatcaaaaaataaaaatgaataattgatGGAAATGGGTAAAATAttctagtaaaaaaaatattttttttcattttgcatTTGTTCTTCTTTTTTGATGGGAAGTTTCTTTGTGATCAGCTGGGGAAGGTTCAGTAAGAGTACGTGTGCTTATTGTCAGTTTTCACCTTATTACTGTCTGTTTAACTTCTTCTTTCTATGGAAGTTTTGAGAATATTATTGCACCCTACATAATTCAGGTGCtgtttttcaactttttttggaatttttggTGCTTGTCTATTCTTGAAATAGATAGTTCACTGCCTACAAActaagaaattaaatttaaatattcaattatacTAGTAcataataaatgttttattaaataatcattTACATCATATATGCAAGAAAAAACAGcatttaaaaagaaacaatcGAACTTAATAAAAATGTTAACTATAAATAATGATCAGTTGCCTAATCATTTGTAGCTTTTAATCTGAAAATAAATCGGACaaccaattttaggtgattgatgattcaatttgaatttatatGACATGTTAGcatttataattgaatatgtTGGCTCAGCTGTAACATAGCCGAGATGCAATAGAATTTAAAACTATTTTCAAAAATGACCATAATTGACATAATAAACAGTTAAATATACAATCAGGCTAAATGAgtcaattttaaaagtattgGTTAGAATTGACATCACACAGAAAGTATTGGAATTTTTAAGATAATAAACCATAATACGatgaaaaatttatgtattttgaatatatttttatataattactacATATGTATCTCAGTGTTAACCATTAATTACATCATGTATGGATTTATGTaagtattttttgaatttaaattttaaatattcgaAAAGAAGTTGGATAGATTGTATATATAATTGGGACATGGGTTTGAAGATATGATGTATTTTGATATGGGAACACATAAAATCAAGTTGATTTTTCTATAATGTATAttggaaaaatatattataaacatATACATCacagagaaatttttagatagagTAAGTTTATAACGTCATCCGTAAACtaccaatcatatcataacacctcattaaaatgagggtattcttataatatcattattcaaaagtgtatgtaaataacaaacgaaattataagaatactcttattttaatgaggtgttataatatgattgactcagtccacggatgacgtgattaACTGAGTCTACATAAAAATTTCTCATACATCATAATAATATACAGAGGGGGAGCCACTCACAGATGGAGACGTGCTTTTAGTCGAAGCTGATTGAAAACGCAAATCgttatgttttttaaatttcgATTATAAGTTCCATCCCGATcggtataaaaaaattatcgatttatattttaaaattcgtcTTTTGAGATTAAATTTTTTGCGTATGCTActtctattttgcattttaatttaaaaaaggcCTATTTTTACCAACTAAAAGGTATAGAAAAGAATTGAAAAGATGAGTCTGCATTCCCAATGCAGATCCAATTTGCTAATAATGTCTATTACTACCATACCATATTACTGTCAGTCCCAACAGCTGATAGGATTCTCTCTTCCATCAAAGCCAAaacacaaaacaaattcaacatGAATACTTAAAATAAGAATATGAGATCCTAATAAATTTCCATGAAAATAacacaatcaatcaaaaaatattaaaaacatcaaaatatacCATTAATATCTCTAAGATCGAGTTCAAATTCGAATCGTCttataagtaaaaaataaataaagaataatGTAGCTATTTTTTTAAGCTATGATATTGGATTTCTATCTTCAAAAATTAATGATCACTTTCTTACAATTGTAGCCCTCTACAAAATGTAATTACAAACTGAAGCTAAcaaagaaaacaagaaaaaaaattgtaaaaaatgtaaaaaaatatctaaaatttcaTCCATCGAtctctaaaaaaacaaaaacgcAAAATTTATTATCAAGAATCGCCATGTTTATGCCAACAAACAAGCATAGCAACACATCTTCTCATGATATAAAATCTTGCCTTTTGCTCCTTGGCTAAGCTACTACATTTTCTTGAAATAGAAGGGTTTTTTTGAGAGCAACTTCTTGAAAGATTACTATTACTTGGAGAAGAAGATACTTTGACTGAAGAGCTTCTTAATAATGGTGATTTTGAAGATGTACTCTTTGTTGAAAAACTTCTAacaaatgatgatgatgatgatgaactttctttttttctccATTTCCCATCCATGTCATCAAATTGAACCCTAgatcaccaaaaaaaaccaatcaaaattggTGTCTATGTGAGGAGGAAGATGGAGAGTggctagagagagaaagagggATGAGAGAGAGAGGTGTATAGTGTCAAATTGGTGTAAATTTTTGTATATATAGGCAGTTTGTAGccaatgacattttatataaataggGAGTTAGgttatgaaaatatataatataatagtcTATGTATGATTGTTGTTTTTATTATGAAGACAAAGTGTGATTTCAAACATgttgaatttttatgtttttgactGTTCACATTGATAAATATTTAAGTTCTTGTTTGATTTAACTTTGGCTAAATCCATCTTTAGgactctaaattttttaaaaatttatttatctaatattattttatatttacgtatttatctaGTTTATGTACTTACTTTGTTTTGAGTGTTTAGGTTCTTTTCGATGGAAAAATAGTGCGCACTATACTTGTCGTAAAATGCGCGTGAGACTGAATTTAGATATCCATCCAACTCGACATATCGAAAAAGTGGGCCACATCATCAAATTTATAGAGGGgtcagataaataaaaaaacataagtaCAAGGAtctattaaatcaaaaaactttaaaaaggactagaaaataaaattttaaaaatatagaaatcTTTTTGTCTCATTTGATGTGGAAGTTATTAGCCACTTATAAAGGCGACTGAGCGCCACATACTTAAAATTTATGTCCATAAAGGactcattaaataaaaaataaatagtacatGAAGGACtggattaataaaaaaaattgaaaatacagAAACTTTTTGATAGATTaagcctttaatttttttagctattGTATACAGAGTCAATGTGTTAAGAATAAGTGGCATCTATCCAACTCTCTG
This window contains:
- the LOC126653491 gene encoding small polypeptide DEVIL 13-like, whose translation is MDGKWRKKESSSSSSSFVRSFSTKSTSSKSPLLRSSSVKVSSSPSNSNLSRSCSQKNPSISRKCSSLAKEQKARFYIMRRCVAMLVCWHKHGDS